CTACGACGAGAACCCCTACGGGCCCGACCCCACACCGCTGCACCCGGGCTTCTTCAGCGACGGGCAGGCGCAGCTCCTGCTCGGCGGCGAGATTCCCATCACCGCACCCGCGCGGCTGATCCACGGGCAGCGCGATCCGGATGTGTCGTGGGACATCAGCCTGCGTCTCGCCGCCGCGCTGCGTTCGGACGATGTACAGGTCACACTGGTAAAGGACGGCGACCACCGCCTGTCGCGCGAGCAGGACATCGCCCTGCTGCTGCGCACCGTCGACGCGCTTTCGAAAGGCCTTGTATGATTGCCTCCGCCATCGCCCTGCTGATCCTGCAGGTCGGCCCTAACCCTGGCGCCAACGCCTTCCCCGGCCTACCCGAGGAATTGCGCGATCGCCCGCCGCGCGAGCGTGCGGCTGCACCCGTCGGCATCACGGGCACCTCGGGCAGCAAGCTGGCCGAATGCGTTACGCTCGCCGCCGATGATGCCGAAGCTGCCAGCGATATGGCGCAGGCCTGGCGCGAGACCGCCGCGAACCAGCTCGAGCTGGCCCAGTCGGCGCATTGCCTTGGTCTCGCGCTCGTCCGGCTGGACGATTTCGCCGAAGCCCAGCGCGCCTTCGATCTGGCCGCTGGCGAAGTTCCTCCCGGTGCCCCGGCCTACCAGGCGCGGCTTTCGGCCATGTCGGGCAATGCGGCCATGGCGCAGGGCAATCCCGCCATCGCCGAAATCGCCTTCACCCGCGCAGTGAATTACGCCACCGATGCCGCCGATGCGCCGCTTCTGGGGAGCGTGTCGGTCGACCGCGCACGCGCTCTGGTTGCCATGGGCCGCAACGAGGACGCGGTGGCTGCGCTGGCCGGCGCACGCGGAGCGGATCCTGCCAATGCCCGCGCGTGGCTGCTTTCGGCCACGCTCTCGCGGCGGCTCGAACGGCTTGGCGAAGCGCGTGAACAGATTGCGCAGGCCGCCCTGCTTTCGCCGCAGGACCCCGCAGTCGGGCTCGAGGCGGGTGTGATCGCCGCGCTGTCGGGGCGTGACGAGGAAGCCCGGCGCAGTTTCGAATCGGTGCTGCTGGTCGCGCCGCAAAGCACCGAGGCCACCCGGGCCCGGACCTATCTGGAGCAGCTTGCATCATGACCGATTTCTCCGTTCTCGATCTCGTCCCCGTCCGCGAGGGGGGCACGCTGGGTGAGGCGTTCGATGCCGTGACCATGCTCGCGCAAGCCGCCGAAAAGGCCGGCTGCAAGCGCTTCTGGGTGGCCGAGCACCATGCCATGGCCGGGATTGCCGGCGGGGCGACTGCAGTCGTGCTGGCACATATCGGCAATGCCACCTCGACCATCCGGATCGGGTCGGGCGGGATCATGCTGCCCAACCACACGCCGTTCCAGATCGCCGAACAGTTCGGGACGCTCGATGCGCTGTTTCCCGGGCGGATCGACCTCGGGCTAGGCCGGGCGCCCGGAGCCGGTCCCGAATTGCAGCGTGCGCTGCGCAAGGATCTGCATCGCGCCGCCGAGATGTTCCCGCAGGATGTGGTCGAGCTAATGGCGTTGATGGCGGGCGAAACCGCGATCCATCCGACCCCCGGGCTCGGCGCGCGGCCCGAATTCTGGATGCTCGGGTCGAGCCTGTTCGGCGCGCAGCTCGCCGCCCAGCTCGGCCTTCCCTACGCCTTTGCCAGCCACTTCGCCCCCGACCACCTCGATGGCGCGCTCGAACTCTACCGGCGCGATTTCCAGCCCTCCGAAGCCTGTCCCGCGCCGCATGTGATGGCGGCGATGAACCTGTTCGTCGCCGATACCGAAGACGAGGCCGAATATCTCGCCAGCTCGCAATTGCAGGCCTTCGTCGCGCTGCGCACGGGCACGCCGGGCAAGCTACCGCCGCCGGTCCGCGGCTACCGTGCCAGCCTGCCGCCGCAAGCGCAGGCCATGCTCGCGCATATCGGCCAGGCCAGCGCGATCGGCACGCCGGAACAGGCGGCTAGGGCGGTACGTGCCTTTGTCGAACGGACCGGGGCCGACGAGATCGTCTTCGGCGGCAGCATGTTCGATCCCGCCGCGCGGTGCCGGGCGCTGGAACTCGCGATGGATGTCCTGACGGACTAGCGTGCCGTAGCGTCGGCGGGCCGCATGATGGCGCGCATACGATTGCACTTTTGCACGCACAGCACCTTGCAGCCCGCCTGCAACGGGCCTAGGCGCGGCGCGCAGGTCGTGGCGCACACGACTCGGATATTTCGCGGCGCGGAAACGATCATGCGCCGCAAGAAGAAGAGGCCCCTTATGGGTTCGACAACTGCCGTCCTTCCGAAAACCCTCCAGAATGCGATCACCGAGAGAATGCGCCTGTCGCTGCTCAGCGGCGATACGCCGTTCGACAAGGCGCAGCTTGGCGACGCCGCGCAATTTGTCGGGCAGCTGGCCGTCCAGCGTACGCTTGGGCGTTCTGCGATGGCGATCGAAAGCGTCAGCGACGAACGCCGCCTCACGCGCATCGCAATCGTCAATGACGACATGCCCTTCCTGGTCGATTCGGTCGCCGCGACGATTGCCGCTCTGGGGCTGTCGATCGACCGGCTGGTCCACCCGGTCATCCCCGTGGAGCGCGACAAGACCGGACGGCTGACCGGCATCCCCGAAGGCGATCCGGACGAGGCCTATTGGGAATCGATGATCTACATCGAGGCTGCGCGGGTCGATGCCAAGACCCGCCGCCAGTTGCAGGAAACGCTCAAGGAAACGCTTGCCGACGTGCGCGCGGCAGTCACCGACTGGCCCGCGCTGCAGGAGGCCATGGCGAGCGATGCAAAGCGGATCGCGGCAACCGACAATGAAGGCGCCGAGCTGCTCGACTGGCTCAATTCGGGCATGTTGACCCAGCTGGGTCACGTCACCCGTCACCGCGACGGGCGCCAGGTGAACGAGCTGGGCATCTGCCGCCGCAGCGCGCAAGTGCTGCTCGCCGAAGCCTCATACGAACGCGCTTTCGCCTGGTTCGAAGCGGGCACCGACCAGCGCCGGCCGCTGATCATCAAGGCCAACCACCTCAGCAACGTGCATCGCCGCGTCCCGCTCGACCTGCTGATCGTGCCGATCGAGGAGCAGGGCAAGCCGGTCGCGCTCTCGGTCCATGCCGGGGTCTGGACCAGCGCCGCGCTCGCCGCGCCGCCGCGCAGCGTGCCGCGCCTGCGTCGCCAGCTCGATACGCTGCGCAGCCGTCACGGGTTCGACGACACCGGCCATGCCGGCAAGGCGCTGGTCCATGCGCTGACCACGCTCCCGCACGATCTGCTGATCGGCTTCTCGGAAGAAGACGTCGAACGCGTCGCGACGACGATGATGAGCCTGGTCGATCGCCCGCGCCCGCGCCTCGCGCTGGTCGAGGCGCCGCTGGCGCGCCACCTCTTCGCCTTCGTCTGGCTGCCGCGCGACATGGTCGCGACACAGGTGCGGCTGGAAATCCAGGCGCTGCTCGAGGAAGCCGCTTCGGCGCGGCTGCTCGACTGGAGCCTCGAGGTCGAAGGCGGCAATCTCGCCACCATCCGCTTCGTTTTCGATATTCGCGATGGCGACCAGGCGCCCGACCAGGCCCAGCTCGAGGAGCAGATGCAGACGCTGCTGCGCGGCTGGAGCGAAGCGGTCGAGGCCGAGCTTGGCGCGATCGAGGAACCCAGCCGCGCGGCGGGCCTTGCCATGCGCTTCGCCGACCATTTCCCTACCGGATTCCGCGGCCGCTATGGCCCGCGCGAGGCAGCGCTCGATATCGCGCGCCTGCACGAACTCGGTGCGAGCCTTGAAAGCGAGGAAGTGGTGCGCGGCGCGCGGATGTATTTCTGCGACCGCGAGGTACAGGGGTGCCTGCGGCTCAAGCTCTACCAGTCGGAAGGCAGCCTGCCGCTGTCCGAAGGCGTGCCAGCACTGGAAGATTTCGGTTTCTACGTGCGGTCCGAAATGCCCACCGTGCTCGACGAGGGCCGGTTGGGGACAATCCACGATTTCCTGCTCGACCTGAAGCCGGGTGCCGATCCCAAAGCGCTGATCGACCGGTCCGATGCGATCGAGGAAGCCGTCAGCGCGGTCCTCAACAGCGAAGCGGAGAACGACCCCTTCAACCGGCTGGTGCCCGAAGCGGGCCTGTCCGCGCGCGAGGCGAACTGGCTGCGCGCCTTCTACCGCTATTTGCGGCAGGCCGGCATGGGCTTCACCATCTACACCGTGGTCGATGCGCTGGCTGCCGCGCCCGACGTGACCCGCGCGCTGATCGCGCTGTTCACCGCGCGTCACGATCCCGAATTCGGTACGGGACGCGACAAGGCGGTCGAGGATGCGCGCGCCGCGATCAAGCGCGGCCTCGCCAAGGTCAAGGCGATCAATGACGACCGCCTGCTCAGGCTCTACAACTCGCTGATCGACGCGATCCTGCGCACCAACGCCTTCGCCCCCGCGGCGGCCGAAGCGCTGGCCTTCAAAATCAACTCGGCCAAGGTGCCCAATCTCCCCAAGCCGATCCCCTACCGCGAAATCTTCGTCTATTCGCGCCGGGTCGAGGGTATCCACCTGCGCAGCGGCCCCGTCGCGCGCGGCGGCCTGCGCTGGTCCGACCGGCGCGACGATTTCCGCACCGAGATTCTCGGGCTGATGAAAGCGCAGCGGGTCAAGAACGCGGTGATCGTGCCGACCGGCGCGAAAGGCGGGTTCTATCCCAAGCAGCTGCCCAATCCGGCGCTCGACCGCGAGGCCTGGGCCGCCGAGGGGCGCGCCAGCTACGAGACCTTCATCCGCACGCTGCTGTCGGTCACGGACAACATCGTCGACGACAAGGTCGTCCATCCGGAAGACGTGGTCATCACCGATGGCGAGGACCCCTATTTCGTGGTCGCCGCCGACAAGGGCACCGCGACCTTCTCCGACGTTGCCAACGCGATCGCCGAAGCGAAGGATTTCTGGCTCGACGACGCTTTCGCGAGCGGCGGCTCGAAAGGCTACGACCACAAGGCCATGGGCATTACCGCCAAGGGTGCCTGGGTCAGCGTCCAGCGCCACTTCCTCGAGATGGGCGTCGATGTGCAGAGCGAGCCCGTTGAAGTGGTCGGCTGCGGCGACATGTCGGGTGATGTCTTCGGCAACGGGATGCTGCTGTCCAAGGCGATCAAGCTGGTCGCCGCCTTCGATCACCGCCACATCTTCCTCGATCCCAATCCCGATCCGGCCGCCAGCTGGGACGAGCGCCAGCGCCTGTTCGCGCTCCCCCGCTCGAGCTGGGAGGATTACGACAGCGCGCTGATTTCCAAGGGCGGCGGGGTCTTCGCGCGCGACGCCAAGAGCATCAAGCTGTCCAAGGCGATGCAGGCGAAGCTGGGCATCGAGCAGGGCACGATCGAGCCCGAGGCGCTGATCTCGGCGATCCTGAAGGCGCCGGTCGACCTCATCTGGTTCGGCGGCATCGGCACCTATATCAAGGCGTCGCAGGAGAATAACGTCCAGGTCGGCGACCCGGCCAACGACGCGCTGCGCGTGGATGCAAAGGACGTCCGCGCCAAGGTCATCGGCGAGGGCGCCAATCTCGGAATCACGCAGGCAGGCCGGATCGAGTTCGCGCATGGCGGCGGACGATCGAACACCGACTTCATCGACAATTCGGCGGGCGTCGATTGTTCGGACAATGAGGTCAATATCAAGATCGCGCTGGCCGCCGCCAAGCGCGCGGGCAAGCTCAGCGAGCCCAAGCGGGTCGCGCTGCTCGAATCGATGACCGACGAGGTCGGACGGATCGTGCTTGAGGACAATCGCTTGCAGGCACTTGCGCTGTCGATCGCCGAAGTCGGCGGCGCGCGGGCAATGGCCTCGCAGCAACATATCATCCAGACGCTCGAAGCTGGCGGCAATCTCGACCGCCGGACCGAGGGGCTGGCGGACGACCAGACGCTGCAACGGCGCGCGGCCGATGGCGCCGGCCTGACCCGGCCCGAACTCGCCGTACTGCTGTCCTCGTCTAAGCTGGTGCTCCAGGATGCCATCGAGCGCGGCAGCCTGGCCGACGATGCGCTGCTCGAGGAAACGCTGTTCGAAGCCTTCCCCGCGCCGATGCGCAAGAAGTACAAGACGCAGATCGCGGGCCATCAATTGCGGCGCGAGATCGTTGCGACCAAGCTCGCCAACCGCATCGTCAACCGCATGGGGATGATCCATCCCTTCGAACTGGCCGAAGAGGAAGGCGTCGAGCTGGATGAAGTGGCCGCGGCCTTCGTCGCTGCCGAACACCTGTTCGACCTGCCCGACCTATGGGCGTCTATCGATGCCACAGCGATGCCTGAAAGCGCGCGGCTGATGCTGTTCGACCGGATCGCCGCGGCAGCGGGAAATTTGATTTCGGACGTGCTGCGCACCTCTTCGGGCCACGTCGACCCGAGCGCGCTGGTCGGCGATATCGGCAAGGCAGTCGCCAAGCTGGCGGGCGCCACCACCGAACTGCTGAGCGCCGAATCGCGCCAGCAATCCGATCGCCTGTGCGACCAGCTCATCGCCGCCGGGGCGCCCGAAGCGCTCGCCGCGCGCGTCGCGCATCTCTACGATCTCGACGGCGCAGTGGGCCTCGCCAAGCTGGCCAGCGAAACCGGCATCGCCCCGATCGGGCTGACCGAGGCCTTCACCGATATCGGCCGTCGGCTCGGTCTCGACTGGGCGCAGTCGACCGCCGCGCTGATGAGCCCCTCGGATGTGTGGGAACGCCTGCTGGTTTCTGGCCTCGCGCGCGATTTCCAGCAGATGCGGCTCGAACTGCTGCGGCGCCTCGCGCGGCGCAAGGATGCCAAGCAGGACATGCCCGCCGCGGTTGCCAAATGGGCCGAGGAGCAGGCCGTCGCGGTGCGCGGGTTCCGCAGCATGGTCGCGCGGGCGCAGGGCCAGTCGCCGGTTGCGCCGGCCATGCTGGCGCAGGTCGCAAGCATGGCGCGCAACCTGCTCGGCCGCTAGCACCACACCCGACCCGGGCATGACCGGCTGGGCTTGACCGGCTGGCGTTTTCGCGCCAGCCAGCGCGGCGATGGAACATTTCGATATCGTCATCGTGGGCTCGGGGCATGGCGGGGCCCAGGCCGCCATCGCATTGCGGCAGAACGGCCATGAGGGTTCGGTCCTCATCGTCAGCCGCGATCGCAATCCGCCCTACGAACGCCCCCCGCTCTCGAAGGAATATCTTGCGGGCGAGAAGCCATTCGAGCGTATCCAGATACGCCCCGAACAATTCTGGGCCGACAAGGACATCGAGCTGCGCCTCGGCCGCAACGTCAACGAGGTCGACCCGGTCGCGCGCGAGCTGGGCCTGTCCGACGACACGCGGATTACCTATCGCAAGCTGGTCTGGGCTGCCGGCGGCGATGCCCGCCGCATGTCGTGCCCGGGTAGCGACAATGCCGGCATCCACTACGTCCGCACGCGGCGCGACGTCGATACGCTCAGGGAAGAGCTCGCCGCCGGGGCCAAGCGCGCAGTGATCGTCGGGGCGGGCTATATCGGGCTCGAGGCAGCGGCGGTGCTCCGCAAGCTCGATTGCCAGGTCACCGTGGTCGAAGTGCTCGACCGCGTGCTGGCGCGCGTCGCGGGTCCCGAATTGTCCGAATTCTACGCTGCCTATCACCGCGAACACGGCGTCGATCTGCGGCTGTCGACCGCGGTCGAGACGATCACCGGCGAGAACGGCCGCGTCACCGGCGTGATGACCGACAGCGGCGAGACGATCGCCTGCGATGTGATCATCGCGGGGATCGGCATCGTGCCGTCTGTGGGGCCGCTGATCGCTGCGGGGGCAGCGGGTTCGAACGGGGTCGATGTCGACGCGTACGGGCGCACTACGCTCGACAACATCTATGCCATCGGCGACTGCGCCAGCCACGCCAACCCCTATGCCGACAACAAGGTCATCCGCCTCGAATCGGTCCAGAATGCCAATGACATGGCGACGATCGCGGCCAAGGCGATCATGGGCGACAAGCAGGCCTATGATGCGGTCCCATGGTTCTGGTCGAACCAGTACGATTTGCGCCTGCAGACCGTGGGCATATCGATCGGCTATGATGCCACCGTGCTGCGCGGCGATCCGGCGGACAAGAAGTTCAGCGTGGTCTATCTGCGCGAAGGCGTGGTGATCGCGCTCGATTGCGTCAACAACACCAAGGATTACGTGCAGGGCCGCAAGCTGGTGATGGCGCGCGCGGAAGTGGATCCCGAAGTGCTTGCCGACAGCGCGGTGCCGCTCAAGGACATGCTGTGATTGCAGCCGGGGACGGTCGCGCGATGCTCGAAGGGCTTCGCGTGATCGACATGACCTCGGTGGTGTTCGGGCCCTATTGCACGCAGATCCTCGCCGATTTTGGGGCCGAGGTGATCAAGGTCGAAGCCCCCGGCGGCGACGTGTTCCGCTACGGCGCGCCCTCCGCGCGCAGCAAGGCCATGGGCCCGGGGTACATCGCGCTCAATCGCGGTAAGCAGTCGCTGGTGCTCGATCTCAAGCAGGAGGCCGACCGCGCGATACTGCGCGATTTGCTCGCCGATGCCGACATCTTCATCCACAATGTCCGCGCCGAAGCGATCGAGCGGCTCGGGTTCGATTACGACAGCGTGCGCGCGCTTGCTCCCGACATCATCTATGCACATTGCGTTGGCTTCGGCTCGGGCGGGCCCTATGCCGGGCTGCAGGCCTATGACGACGTGATCCAGGCCGCCAGCGGCACCACCACCCTGCTGCCGCGCGCAGACGGCAACGAGCGCCCGCGCTACCTGCCATCGCTGATCGCCGACAAGGTCGCCGGACTGCACGCCGCCTATGCGGTGATGGCCGCCGTGGTACACCGCCTGCGGACCGGGCAAGGCCAGCATGTCGAAGTGCCGATGTTCGAGGCCTTCAGCAGCTTCATGCTCAAGGAGCACCTTGGCGGGAACACTTTCGAGCCGCCCGTCGGCCCGCCCTGCTATGGCCGCCAGGTCGACCCGGATCGCCAGCCGTTCCCGACCCGCGACGGATATGTCAGCATCGTGCCTTACCGGCTCGACCATTTCACCAAGGTGATCGCGCTGATGGGCGACGAGGCCTTCGCGCGAGAAGAGCGCTTCGCCACGCCCGAAGGGCTGATCGCGGGGCAGGCCGAACTCTATGCCCGCATCGCCGAACTCACCGCCGGTTTCGCGACCGACAAACTGGTCGCGCTGATGCACGCCAATGCGATCCCCGCGATGCCGGTGCGCGACATGGCCGACATGGCGCAGGAGCCCCATCTTGAAGCGTCGGGCTTTTTCATGCGCCGCGAACACCCCACCGAAGGCGCGCTGGTCGAGATGCGCGAGCCGTCGCGCTTTTCCGCCTGGGAAGCGCCCGATCCAGCGCCCGCCCCGCTGCTGGGCGAGCACGACCGGACTTATCGCAACGACTAGGCGAGCCTTGCCGCAGCCCAATCGGCCGCTTCGGAAACCGCGGGATCGGGATCACCGCGCAGCCCTTCGACAAGCGGAGCGAGAGCTGCCGAACCGCTATTCCCTGCCGCATAAAGGCAGTTGCGCACGAAGCGGTCGCGCCCAACCCGCTTGATCGGCGAGCCGGAGAAGAACTGCCTGAAGCCCGCATCGTCAAAGGCCAGGAAGGCAGCCAGGTCGGGCGCCATCAGCTCCTCGCGCGGCGCCAGCTTGAGGTGCCGGTGCGCCGTATCGGCGAACTTGTTCCATGGGCAGACCGCGAGGCAATCGTCGCAGCCATAGATGCGATTGCCCAGCGCCTCACGAAACTCCTCGGGGATCGGCCCCTTGTGCTCGATCGTGAGGTAGGAAATGCAGCGCCGCGCATCGAGCTGGTAGGGCGCGGGGAAGGCGTCGGTCGGGCAGGCATCCTGGCACGCGCGGCAATTTCCGCAGCGATCGGGATGCGAGAGGTCGGGCGCGAATTCGAGCGTCGAATAGATTGCGCCGAGGAACAGCCAGCTGCCATGCGACCGGCTGACCAGATTGGTGTGCTTGCCTTGCCAGCCGATCCCGGCCGCCTCCCCCAGCGGCTTTTCCATCACCGGCGCCGTATCGACGAAGACCTTGAGTTCGCTTGTCGGTTCGCGCGCGATCAGCCAGCGCGCCAGCGCTTTCAGCGCCTTCTTGACCACGTCGTGATAGTCGCGCCCCTGCGCATAGACCGAAACGCGCGCTTTCTCCGGCGCGGCCGCCAGCGCCAGAGGGTCCACATCGGGCGCATAGCTCATGCCCAGTGCGATCACGCTGTTGGCTTCGGGCCATAATCCTTGCGGTGAGGCGCGCTGCTGTTTGCGCGCATCCATCCAGTCCATCGCGCCGTGCCGCCCTTCGCCCAGATAGTGCTCGAGCCGCGCGGCGCGCTGCGGGTCGGGCGCAGCAGATGCAAATCCGCAGGCGACGAAACCCAGCCTGAGGGCCTCGGCGCGCAATTCCGCCTGCAATCCTGCATTAACCACGCTTGCGGGTGCTCCCGTTCACTGCCAGCCACTAATCATGCGCGCATGCTTACCGAGACAGGCTCCATGACGCGACCCCCGGCTGGCGACCAGCGCCCGCTCGCTATCGAGGCCCACGGGCTGGTCAAGCGCTTCGATGGCACGCTGGCGGTCGACGGCGTCGATATCGCCGTGCCCGAAGGCGCCATTTACGGCATCCTTGGACCCAATGGCGCGGGCAAGACCACGACCTTGCGCATGCTGCTGGGCATTATCGATCCCGACGCGGGCGTGCGCCGCGTGTTCGGCAATGATCGCCCGCATGAGGTCGCCAAGCTGATCGGCTACCTGCCCGAGGAACGCGGGCTCTACCCGGCGATGAAATGCGACGAGGCGATCGCCTTCATGGGCGCCTTGCGCGGTTTGCCCACCGCCCAAGGCAAGGCGCGCGGGCGCGAATTGCTCGAACGCCACGGCCTTGGCCATGCGGTCGACCGGCAGATCCGCCAGCTGTCGAAGGGCATGGCGCAGACGGTGCAATTGCTCGGCACGCTGGTCCACCGCCCGCGCCTGGTGGTGTTCGACGAGCCCTTCAGCGGGCTGGATGCGATCAACCAGGGCAAGCTCGAAGTGATGATCCGCGAGCTGGCGGACAATGGCACCACGGTGATCTTCTCGACCCATGTCATCCATCATGCCGAGCGGCTATGCGACGAGGTCGCGATCATTGCCGGGGGCAAGGTCCCCTATGCCGGGTCGGTCGATTCCGCACGCGACCGCATCCCCGCGCAGGTCCGGCTCGAGACGCGCCAGCGCGACGGGGCCTGGCGCGCGGCGCTCCCCGCGGATGCCCGCCATAATGACAAGGGGGATGGCAGCCATTTCTGGTTCTTCCCCGTTCCCGAGACAGGAATCGAAGCCTTGCTCAAGCAGCTGATCGATGGCGAAGCCGGTATCCTGTCGCTGTCGATCGAGCGCGCCGGTCTGCACGATGCCTTCGTCGAGATTGCGGGCGAAGCGGCGGCCCGCGCGCTCGAGGAAGACCAGGCCGCAGGAGCCTCGCGATGACCGACACCACCCGCCTGTCGCTGTTCGAAGCCGCGCGCGTCGTGGCAAAGCGCGATTTCCACGCCATCCTGTTCAGCCGCGCATTCTTCTTCTTCCTGCTGGGCCCGTTGTTCCCGATCGTTATCGGGGCGCTGGCAGGCGGGATCGGCGGACAAGTGCAGCGCGACGCCAATACCCGCGTTGTCGCGGTGGCCATGGCGGAGGCCGACACGCAGGCGATGATCGCGGCACGCGCACGGCTCGCCCCGCAGATCGGCATGGCACTGCCCGAACTCCAGTCGAGCGCCAGCGCAGCCTCGCCCGAACAGATCCTGCGCGAGCCGGGCAAAAACTATACCGCGGTGATCAGCGGCACGGTGGCCGCGCCCGCGCTGACTGCGCCGGCAGACGCGATAGAATACTGGAGCGGACCCATCGCGCTGATCGCCGCCGATGCCGGCAGGGGGACCGCAACCGCCTATCCGGAAGTTACCGCGCGCCCGGTCGCGACCAGTGTCGCCGCGCAGCGCAGCGACCGTATCCGTACCGCGCAGGCGGGGCAGCTGCTGCTGTTCCTGCTGATGATGCTGCTGGCGGGCATGGTGCTCTCCAACCTCGTCGAGGAAAAGGCCAACAAGATCATCGAAGTGCTCGCCGCGGCCATTCCGATGGACGCCGTCTTTCTCGGCAAGCTGGCCGCCATGCTGGGCATCAGCCTGGTCGGCATTGCGGTGTGGGCCACCGCGGGCGCGGCGATCGGCCTGCTGGCCGGTAGCGCATTGCCGCAACTGCCCGAACCCGCGCTGGGCTGGCCGCTGTTCCTGCTGTTCGGGATTATTTATTTCGCGATGGGCTATCTGCTGCTCGGCTCGCTGTTCCTGACGATTGGCGGGATGGCGACGACCGTGCGCGAGGTGCAGACGCTGTCGATGCCCGTCACCATGGCGCAGCTGCTGGTGTTTTTCCTCGCCGCGTCCTCGATCACCCGCCCCGGTTCGCCGATAGAGCTGTTCGCCGCGATTTTCCCGCTGTCCTCGCCCTTCGCCATGCTGGCGCGCGCGGCGCAGTCGGACGCGCTGTGGCCGCATGCGCTCGCGCTTGGCTGGCAGGCGCTGTGCGTGATCCTGTTCGTCCGCTTCGGGGCGATGATCTTCCGCCGCCGGGTGATGAAATCGGGCCGCGGCGGACGCGCGGTGAAGGGGCATGTCGGCGGGACCGAACCCGCGTAAGAACTCGCATCTGGATCAACGACCTCGTTGGGTGGCGATTTGCAACGCACTATTGACACACGTGTCAGTTAAGGCAGGATGGGCGGCATAGGAGGGAGAGCGGCGGATGGAGTCGCTCCCGCGAGGAGAGAGACATGGCCACTGCTGCAATCGAACGCCCCCAATGCCGTACCGAACCCAGAGCGCATGAAGCGCTGAAACAGCATTTTGCGGAGCACCCCGAGGAACGCCTCAGCCACCCGCACAAATGGGATGTCAGCCGCAGCGACATCTATTCCGAGAACACTTGGCAGCCGATCTTCAAGGAGATGCGCGAAGCCGGACCGCTGCATTACATCCCCGAAAGCCCCTTCGGCCCCTATTGGGCGGTGGTCGGCCACAAGGCGATCCAGCATATCGAGGCGCTGCCCGACACCTTTTCCTCCAGCTGGGAGCATGGCGGGATCACCATCCTCAACCGGCTGACCGATGAGGAACTGGCCGAGGCGGGGATCGAGGAGCGGCGCGAGCTGCCCATGTTCATCGCCATGGACCGCCCGCAGCACACCGGCCAGCGACGCACCGTTGCGCCCAAGTTCACGCCCAGCGGCATGGCCGAGATGGAAGGCGAGATCCGCCAGCGTACCGGCGAACTGCTCGACAGCTTGCCGCGCGGCGAAGTGTTCGACTGGGTCGACAAGGTCTCGATCGAGCTGACCACGGGCATGCTCGCGATCCTGTTCGGTTTCCCCTGGGAAGACCGCCGCCTGCTGACCTTCTGGTCCGATTGGGCGGGCGATACCGAACTCGCCACCGTGCGCGATCTCGATGAGATGCGCTGGGGCTTCCTCAACGAGATGGCGGCCTATTTCCAGTCGCTGTGGATCGAGCGCACGCATGACAAGGAACCGGGCGACGATCTCATCTCGATGATGATCCATTCCGAAGCGATGAACCAGATGAGCCCGCAGGAATTCATGGGCAATCTGATCCTGCTGATCGTGGGCGGCAACGACACCACCCGCAATTCGATGAGCGGCTTCATCTACCAGCTCGACAAGAACCCCGAGCAGCGCAAGCTGTTCGAACAGAACCCCGACGTGATCCCCAATGCGGTGCAGGAAATGCTCCGCATGCAGACCCCGCTCGCGCATATGCGGCGCACCTGCACCGAGGATACCGAAGTGTTCGGCCAGACGATCAAGAAGGGCGACAAGGTCGTGCTGTGGTA
This genomic window from Qipengyuania sp. HL-TH1 contains:
- a CDS encoding NAD-glutamate dehydrogenase domain-containing protein, whose translation is MGSTTAVLPKTLQNAITERMRLSLLSGDTPFDKAQLGDAAQFVGQLAVQRTLGRSAMAIESVSDERRLTRIAIVNDDMPFLVDSVAATIAALGLSIDRLVHPVIPVERDKTGRLTGIPEGDPDEAYWESMIYIEAARVDAKTRRQLQETLKETLADVRAAVTDWPALQEAMASDAKRIAATDNEGAELLDWLNSGMLTQLGHVTRHRDGRQVNELGICRRSAQVLLAEASYERAFAWFEAGTDQRRPLIIKANHLSNVHRRVPLDLLIVPIEEQGKPVALSVHAGVWTSAALAAPPRSVPRLRRQLDTLRSRHGFDDTGHAGKALVHALTTLPHDLLIGFSEEDVERVATTMMSLVDRPRPRLALVEAPLARHLFAFVWLPRDMVATQVRLEIQALLEEAASARLLDWSLEVEGGNLATIRFVFDIRDGDQAPDQAQLEEQMQTLLRGWSEAVEAELGAIEEPSRAAGLAMRFADHFPTGFRGRYGPREAALDIARLHELGASLESEEVVRGARMYFCDREVQGCLRLKLYQSEGSLPLSEGVPALEDFGFYVRSEMPTVLDEGRLGTIHDFLLDLKPGADPKALIDRSDAIEEAVSAVLNSEAENDPFNRLVPEAGLSAREANWLRAFYRYLRQAGMGFTIYTVVDALAAAPDVTRALIALFTARHDPEFGTGRDKAVEDARAAIKRGLAKVKAINDDRLLRLYNSLIDAILRTNAFAPAAAEALAFKINSAKVPNLPKPIPYREIFVYSRRVEGIHLRSGPVARGGLRWSDRRDDFRTEILGLMKAQRVKNAVIVPTGAKGGFYPKQLPNPALDREAWAAEGRASYETFIRTLLSVTDNIVDDKVVHPEDVVITDGEDPYFVVAADKGTATFSDVANAIAEAKDFWLDDAFASGGSKGYDHKAMGITAKGAWVSVQRHFLEMGVDVQSEPVEVVGCGDMSGDVFGNGMLLSKAIKLVAAFDHRHIFLDPNPDPAASWDERQRLFALPRSSWEDYDSALISKGGGVFARDAKSIKLSKAMQAKLGIEQGTIEPEALISAILKAPVDLIWFGGIGTYIKASQENNVQVGDPANDALRVDAKDVRAKVIGEGANLGITQAGRIEFAHGGGRSNTDFIDNSAGVDCSDNEVNIKIALAAAKRAGKLSEPKRVALLESMTDEVGRIVLEDNRLQALALSIAEVGGARAMASQQHIIQTLEAGGNLDRRTEGLADDQTLQRRAADGAGLTRPELAVLLSSSKLVLQDAIERGSLADDALLEETLFEAFPAPMRKKYKTQIAGHQLRREIVATKLANRIVNRMGMIHPFELAEEEGVELDEVAAAFVAAEHLFDLPDLWASIDATAMPESARLMLFDRIAAAAGNLISDVLRTSSGHVDPSALVGDIGKAVAKLAGATTELLSAESRQQSDRLCDQLIAAGAPEALAARVAHLYDLDGAVGLAKLASETGIAPIGLTEAFTDIGRRLGLDWAQSTAALMSPSDVWERLLVSGLARDFQQMRLELLRRLARRKDAKQDMPAAVAKWAEEQAVAVRGFRSMVARAQGQSPVAPAMLAQVASMARNLLGR
- a CDS encoding NAD(P)/FAD-dependent oxidoreductase; the encoded protein is MEHFDIVIVGSGHGGAQAAIALRQNGHEGSVLIVSRDRNPPYERPPLSKEYLAGEKPFERIQIRPEQFWADKDIELRLGRNVNEVDPVARELGLSDDTRITYRKLVWAAGGDARRMSCPGSDNAGIHYVRTRRDVDTLREELAAGAKRAVIVGAGYIGLEAAAVLRKLDCQVTVVEVLDRVLARVAGPELSEFYAAYHREHGVDLRLSTAVETITGENGRVTGVMTDSGETIACDVIIAGIGIVPSVGPLIAAGAAGSNGVDVDAYGRTTLDNIYAIGDCASHANPYADNKVIRLESVQNANDMATIAAKAIMGDKQAYDAVPWFWSNQYDLRLQTVGISIGYDATVLRGDPADKKFSVVYLREGVVIALDCVNNTKDYVQGRKLVMARAEVDPEVLADSAVPLKDML